The stretch of DNA CAATTATCTATTGGTTGATGATGTATTTACTACTGGTGCGACAATTAATGAAATTGCGAAAATTTTACTTCAAAATGGCGCAGAAAACGTAGAAGTATTAGTTTTGGTAAAAGGAAAAGTATAAACTTCATTCTAAAAATTTAAAATCATCTTTAACTTCCGGTTTTGTTAATTTTTGATTGAATTTATCGTCTTTTCCTGTTAACCAAATATTTCCTTTCAGTGATCCAGATTTTTTGTATTGATATTGAATATAAAAATTTGTAATAGATTTCCAAAATGTTTTTTGTTCGTCGGTTGCCTCTTTGAGAGAACATTCGCCAGGTACAACTTCAATAGTTCCATAAGTGGCCTTAATTTTTTTTGGGTTGGTAATGGCTACTACTGAGTATTCACAAAAGTCATTTTGAGATGTTAAGTATGGGATTACTTTTAATTTGTATGAATTTAAGTCAGGATCTTTTGTTACAGAAAAATAGCCTCTTTTATTTTCTTCCGTTTTTATGGATATAGGCAATTTAAAAAAACTGTGCATCACTTCATTTTGAGAGAATTCTTTTGAAATTTTTTCTTTAGTCGATACTGGTGGTGGAGAATCATTGGTAGACGGTGTAATAATTTTTGAGTCTTTTTTAGTTATGGGTGGATTTTTTATTTCTGTAACTCCGTCTCGACTTATA from Leptospiraceae bacterium encodes:
- a CDS encoding DUF4384 domain-containing protein, yielding MKRLIFLIPLLLLFANSPSSNDMGISLETNYRNYRPGQSVKINVKLPQAAYLYLLTLQSNGNLNLLYPNEDEQDNMIFNEEIKIPDDTKDYEFLAGDTLGKDTIIAIASRNRIKKLHKSKYWVKPIYRNVTPNNMAWLKKLTKKLPPEQWVSADVNIFISRDGVTEIKNPPITKKDSKIITPSTNDSPPPVSTKEKISKEFSQNEVMHSFFKLPISIKTEENKRGYFSVTKDPDLNSYKLKVIPYLTSQNDFCEYSVVAITNPKKIKATYGTIEVVPGECSLKEATDEQKTFWKSITNFYIQYQYKKSGSLKGNIWLTGKDDKFNQKLTKPEVKDDFKFLE